One Mercurialis annua linkage group LG3, ddMerAnnu1.2, whole genome shotgun sequence DNA window includes the following coding sequences:
- the LOC126673485 gene encoding DNA (cytosine-5)-methyltransferase DRM1 isoform X3 — MQGDEGDNFDWDSEDDREIENFGLSSSCCSLPTVKMTACSVEASSVAGSSGTKVVDRFLGMGFSEKMVADAIQENGEENPDLILEALLKYSPSSPASSSGSKLIDHFVGMGFDVKMVARAISENGEEKTDSILETLLTYSEIEKFPQEQPHVDSDNLSSEYDESFLNDFSDLDSSENEENEKSEPDEGETLRFLASMGYTRDEASIAVERCGPDATISELADFICAAQMAKAADASFIEEKPKVNFDDDYPKNKRRKSNFEIDMLKRKKQINVLPVDGEIIQLPIKMIGFGTPTDPSILTHRDLPKGALGPPFFYYENVALAPKGAWQTISRFLYDIKPEFVDSKYFCAAARKRGYIHNLPIKNRFPLLPLPPHTIHEALPLTKRWWPSWDERTQLNCLQTCMASAKLTERILKAIEGYDGEPPERIQKYVLEQCRKWNLVWVGRNKVAPLEPDEVEMLLGFPRNHTRGGGISRTDRYKSLGNSFQVDTVAYHLSVLKDLFPEGITLLSLFTGIGGGEVALHRLGIKLKNVVSVEISEVNRNILRCWWEQTNQTGLLIEIPDVQQLDADMLEKHISAFGGFDLIIGGSPCNNLAGSNRHHRDGLEGEQSSLFFDYCRILDLVKNIMARNSQSLS, encoded by the exons ATGCAGGGTGACGAGGGTGACAATTTTGATTGGGACAGTGAAGACGATAGAGAAATTGAGAATTTTGGGCTGTCTTCTTCTTGTTGCTCACTTCCTACTGTGAAAATGACAGCATGCTCAGTAGAG GCAAGCTCGGTGGCAGGTTCTTCTGGTACCAAGGTTGTTGATCGTTTTTTAGGCATGGGCTTTTCTGAAAAAATGGTCGCTGATGCAATCCAGGAAAATG GAGAGGAAAATCCAGATTTGATACTCGAAGCACTTCTCAAGTACTCT CCAAGCTCACCGGCAAGCTCTTCTGGCTCCAAGCTGATCGATCATTTCGTTGGAATGGGTTTCGATGTCAAAATGGTTGCCAGAGCAATTAGCGAAAATG GAGAGGAAAAGACAGATTCTATTTTGGAGACTCTTCTTACATATTCG GAGATTGAAAAGTTTCCTCAAGAACAGCCACATGTTGACTCTGATAATTTATCCTCAGAATATGATGAGAGCTTTCTAAATGATTTTTCAGATTTGGATAGTTCTGAAAATGAG GAAAATGAAAAATCTGAGCCAGATGAAGGGGAAACGTTGCGGTTCTTAGCAAGTATGGGTTACACAAGAGATGAAGCTTCAATTGCTGTAGAAAGATGTG GACCAGATGCCACTATTTCAGAGCTAGCTGATTTCATTTGTGCTGCTCAAATGGCAAAGGCAGCTGATGCTTCCTTTATTGAGGAGAAG CCAAAGGTTAATTTTGACGATGATTATCCTAAAAACAAAAGGAGGAAGAGCAATTTTGAAATCGATATGTTGAAAAGGAAAAAACAGATTAATGTGCTGCCTGTAGACGGGGAGATAATTCAGCTGCCAATTAAAATGATCGGGTTTGGAACCCCGACTGATCCGTCAATTCTAACGCATCGGGATCTTCCAAAAGGTGCTCTTGGGCCTCCCTTTTTTTATTACGAGAATGTTGCTTTGGCTCCTAAAGGGGCTTGGCAGACCATCTCGAGATTCCTTTATGACATAAAACCGGAGTTTGTGGACTCAAAATACTTTTGTGCGGCTGCAAGGAAAAGAGGGTACATCCACAATCTTCCTATCAAGAATAGATTTCCTCTTCTTCCGCTACCTCCACACACTATCCATGAAGCTCTGCCGTTGACAAAGAGATGGTGGCCTTCATGGGACGAAAGGACGCAGCTAAACTGCTTGCAGACTTGTATGGCAAGTGCAAAATTGACGGAAAGAATTCTTAAAGCCATTGAGGGCTACGATGGTGAACCCCCTGAGAGAATCCAAAAATATGTTCTCGAACAATGCCGTAAATGGAACCTTGTTTGGGTTGGCAGGAATAAGGTGGCCCCACTTGAACCAGATGAGGTTGAAATGCTTTTGGGATTTCCTAGGAACCACACAAGGGGCGGTGGAATAAGTAGGACCGACAGATATAAATCACTTGGTAACTCATTCCAG GTCGACACTGTTGCCTACCATCTGTCGGTATTGAAGGATTTGTTCCCTGAAGGTATTACTCTTCTTTCGCTTTTCACCGGGATTGGTGGTGGAGAAGTTGCTCTACACCGGCTCGGTATTAAGCTGAAGAATGTGGTATCAGTCGAGATTTCCGAGGTAAATCGGAACATTCTGAGGTGCTGGTGGGAGCAAACCAACCAGACAGGGCTTTTGATCGAAATTCCTGATGTGCAGCAGCTGGATGCGGACATGTTAGAGAAGCACATCAGCGCATTTGGcgggtttgatttgattattggAGGAAGCCCTTGCAACAACCTGGCTGGAAGCAACCGACATCACCGAGATGGCCTCGAGGGTGAACAATCTTCACTGTTTTTTGATTATTGTAGGATTCTAGATTTAGTCAAGAACATAATGGCTAGAAATTCTCAAAGTTTGTCTTAG
- the LOC126673485 gene encoding DNA (cytosine-5)-methyltransferase DRM1 isoform X1, translated as MQGDEGDNFDWDSEDDREIENFGLSSSCCSLPTVKMTACSVEASSVAGSSGTKVVDRFLGMGFSEKMVADAIQENGEENPDLILEALLKYSPSSPASSSGSKLIDHFVGMGFDVKMVARAISENGEEKTDSILETLLTYSEIEKFPQEQPHVDSDNLSSEYDESFLNDFSDLDSSENEENEKSEPDEGETLRFLASMGYTRDEASIAVERCGMHFGPDATISELADFICAAQMAKAADASFIEEKPKVNFDDDYPKNKRRKSNFEIDMLKRKKQINVLPVDGEIIQLPIKMIGFGTPTDPSILTHRDLPKGALGPPFFYYENVALAPKGAWQTISRFLYDIKPEFVDSKYFCAAARKRGYIHNLPIKNRFPLLPLPPHTIHEALPLTKRWWPSWDERTQLNCLQTCMASAKLTERILKAIEGYDGEPPERIQKYVLEQCRKWNLVWVGRNKVAPLEPDEVEMLLGFPRNHTRGGGISRTDRYKSLGNSFQVDTVAYHLSVLKDLFPEGITLLSLFTGIGGGEVALHRLGIKLKNVVSVEISEVNRNILRCWWEQTNQTGLLIEIPDVQQLDADMLEKHISAFGGFDLIIGGSPCNNLAGSNRHHRDGLEGEQSSLFFDYCRILDLVKNIMARNSQSLS; from the exons ATGCAGGGTGACGAGGGTGACAATTTTGATTGGGACAGTGAAGACGATAGAGAAATTGAGAATTTTGGGCTGTCTTCTTCTTGTTGCTCACTTCCTACTGTGAAAATGACAGCATGCTCAGTAGAG GCAAGCTCGGTGGCAGGTTCTTCTGGTACCAAGGTTGTTGATCGTTTTTTAGGCATGGGCTTTTCTGAAAAAATGGTCGCTGATGCAATCCAGGAAAATG GAGAGGAAAATCCAGATTTGATACTCGAAGCACTTCTCAAGTACTCT CCAAGCTCACCGGCAAGCTCTTCTGGCTCCAAGCTGATCGATCATTTCGTTGGAATGGGTTTCGATGTCAAAATGGTTGCCAGAGCAATTAGCGAAAATG GAGAGGAAAAGACAGATTCTATTTTGGAGACTCTTCTTACATATTCG GAGATTGAAAAGTTTCCTCAAGAACAGCCACATGTTGACTCTGATAATTTATCCTCAGAATATGATGAGAGCTTTCTAAATGATTTTTCAGATTTGGATAGTTCTGAAAATGAG GAAAATGAAAAATCTGAGCCAGATGAAGGGGAAACGTTGCGGTTCTTAGCAAGTATGGGTTACACAAGAGATGAAGCTTCAATTGCTGTAGAAAGATGTGGTATGCATTTTG GACCAGATGCCACTATTTCAGAGCTAGCTGATTTCATTTGTGCTGCTCAAATGGCAAAGGCAGCTGATGCTTCCTTTATTGAGGAGAAG CCAAAGGTTAATTTTGACGATGATTATCCTAAAAACAAAAGGAGGAAGAGCAATTTTGAAATCGATATGTTGAAAAGGAAAAAACAGATTAATGTGCTGCCTGTAGACGGGGAGATAATTCAGCTGCCAATTAAAATGATCGGGTTTGGAACCCCGACTGATCCGTCAATTCTAACGCATCGGGATCTTCCAAAAGGTGCTCTTGGGCCTCCCTTTTTTTATTACGAGAATGTTGCTTTGGCTCCTAAAGGGGCTTGGCAGACCATCTCGAGATTCCTTTATGACATAAAACCGGAGTTTGTGGACTCAAAATACTTTTGTGCGGCTGCAAGGAAAAGAGGGTACATCCACAATCTTCCTATCAAGAATAGATTTCCTCTTCTTCCGCTACCTCCACACACTATCCATGAAGCTCTGCCGTTGACAAAGAGATGGTGGCCTTCATGGGACGAAAGGACGCAGCTAAACTGCTTGCAGACTTGTATGGCAAGTGCAAAATTGACGGAAAGAATTCTTAAAGCCATTGAGGGCTACGATGGTGAACCCCCTGAGAGAATCCAAAAATATGTTCTCGAACAATGCCGTAAATGGAACCTTGTTTGGGTTGGCAGGAATAAGGTGGCCCCACTTGAACCAGATGAGGTTGAAATGCTTTTGGGATTTCCTAGGAACCACACAAGGGGCGGTGGAATAAGTAGGACCGACAGATATAAATCACTTGGTAACTCATTCCAG GTCGACACTGTTGCCTACCATCTGTCGGTATTGAAGGATTTGTTCCCTGAAGGTATTACTCTTCTTTCGCTTTTCACCGGGATTGGTGGTGGAGAAGTTGCTCTACACCGGCTCGGTATTAAGCTGAAGAATGTGGTATCAGTCGAGATTTCCGAGGTAAATCGGAACATTCTGAGGTGCTGGTGGGAGCAAACCAACCAGACAGGGCTTTTGATCGAAATTCCTGATGTGCAGCAGCTGGATGCGGACATGTTAGAGAAGCACATCAGCGCATTTGGcgggtttgatttgattattggAGGAAGCCCTTGCAACAACCTGGCTGGAAGCAACCGACATCACCGAGATGGCCTCGAGGGTGAACAATCTTCACTGTTTTTTGATTATTGTAGGATTCTAGATTTAGTCAAGAACATAATGGCTAGAAATTCTCAAAGTTTGTCTTAG
- the LOC126673485 gene encoding DNA (cytosine-5)-methyltransferase DRM1 isoform X2, whose translation MGDEGDNFDWDSEDDREIENFGLSSSCCSLPTVKMTACSVEASSVAGSSGTKVVDRFLGMGFSEKMVADAIQENGEENPDLILEALLKYSPSSPASSSGSKLIDHFVGMGFDVKMVARAISENGEEKTDSILETLLTYSEIEKFPQEQPHVDSDNLSSEYDESFLNDFSDLDSSENEENEKSEPDEGETLRFLASMGYTRDEASIAVERCGMHFGPDATISELADFICAAQMAKAADASFIEEKPKVNFDDDYPKNKRRKSNFEIDMLKRKKQINVLPVDGEIIQLPIKMIGFGTPTDPSILTHRDLPKGALGPPFFYYENVALAPKGAWQTISRFLYDIKPEFVDSKYFCAAARKRGYIHNLPIKNRFPLLPLPPHTIHEALPLTKRWWPSWDERTQLNCLQTCMASAKLTERILKAIEGYDGEPPERIQKYVLEQCRKWNLVWVGRNKVAPLEPDEVEMLLGFPRNHTRGGGISRTDRYKSLGNSFQVDTVAYHLSVLKDLFPEGITLLSLFTGIGGGEVALHRLGIKLKNVVSVEISEVNRNILRCWWEQTNQTGLLIEIPDVQQLDADMLEKHISAFGGFDLIIGGSPCNNLAGSNRHHRDGLEGEQSSLFFDYCRILDLVKNIMARNSQSLS comes from the exons atg GGTGACGAGGGTGACAATTTTGATTGGGACAGTGAAGACGATAGAGAAATTGAGAATTTTGGGCTGTCTTCTTCTTGTTGCTCACTTCCTACTGTGAAAATGACAGCATGCTCAGTAGAG GCAAGCTCGGTGGCAGGTTCTTCTGGTACCAAGGTTGTTGATCGTTTTTTAGGCATGGGCTTTTCTGAAAAAATGGTCGCTGATGCAATCCAGGAAAATG GAGAGGAAAATCCAGATTTGATACTCGAAGCACTTCTCAAGTACTCT CCAAGCTCACCGGCAAGCTCTTCTGGCTCCAAGCTGATCGATCATTTCGTTGGAATGGGTTTCGATGTCAAAATGGTTGCCAGAGCAATTAGCGAAAATG GAGAGGAAAAGACAGATTCTATTTTGGAGACTCTTCTTACATATTCG GAGATTGAAAAGTTTCCTCAAGAACAGCCACATGTTGACTCTGATAATTTATCCTCAGAATATGATGAGAGCTTTCTAAATGATTTTTCAGATTTGGATAGTTCTGAAAATGAG GAAAATGAAAAATCTGAGCCAGATGAAGGGGAAACGTTGCGGTTCTTAGCAAGTATGGGTTACACAAGAGATGAAGCTTCAATTGCTGTAGAAAGATGTGGTATGCATTTTG GACCAGATGCCACTATTTCAGAGCTAGCTGATTTCATTTGTGCTGCTCAAATGGCAAAGGCAGCTGATGCTTCCTTTATTGAGGAGAAG CCAAAGGTTAATTTTGACGATGATTATCCTAAAAACAAAAGGAGGAAGAGCAATTTTGAAATCGATATGTTGAAAAGGAAAAAACAGATTAATGTGCTGCCTGTAGACGGGGAGATAATTCAGCTGCCAATTAAAATGATCGGGTTTGGAACCCCGACTGATCCGTCAATTCTAACGCATCGGGATCTTCCAAAAGGTGCTCTTGGGCCTCCCTTTTTTTATTACGAGAATGTTGCTTTGGCTCCTAAAGGGGCTTGGCAGACCATCTCGAGATTCCTTTATGACATAAAACCGGAGTTTGTGGACTCAAAATACTTTTGTGCGGCTGCAAGGAAAAGAGGGTACATCCACAATCTTCCTATCAAGAATAGATTTCCTCTTCTTCCGCTACCTCCACACACTATCCATGAAGCTCTGCCGTTGACAAAGAGATGGTGGCCTTCATGGGACGAAAGGACGCAGCTAAACTGCTTGCAGACTTGTATGGCAAGTGCAAAATTGACGGAAAGAATTCTTAAAGCCATTGAGGGCTACGATGGTGAACCCCCTGAGAGAATCCAAAAATATGTTCTCGAACAATGCCGTAAATGGAACCTTGTTTGGGTTGGCAGGAATAAGGTGGCCCCACTTGAACCAGATGAGGTTGAAATGCTTTTGGGATTTCCTAGGAACCACACAAGGGGCGGTGGAATAAGTAGGACCGACAGATATAAATCACTTGGTAACTCATTCCAG GTCGACACTGTTGCCTACCATCTGTCGGTATTGAAGGATTTGTTCCCTGAAGGTATTACTCTTCTTTCGCTTTTCACCGGGATTGGTGGTGGAGAAGTTGCTCTACACCGGCTCGGTATTAAGCTGAAGAATGTGGTATCAGTCGAGATTTCCGAGGTAAATCGGAACATTCTGAGGTGCTGGTGGGAGCAAACCAACCAGACAGGGCTTTTGATCGAAATTCCTGATGTGCAGCAGCTGGATGCGGACATGTTAGAGAAGCACATCAGCGCATTTGGcgggtttgatttgattattggAGGAAGCCCTTGCAACAACCTGGCTGGAAGCAACCGACATCACCGAGATGGCCTCGAGGGTGAACAATCTTCACTGTTTTTTGATTATTGTAGGATTCTAGATTTAGTCAAGAACATAATGGCTAGAAATTCTCAAAGTTTGTCTTAG
- the LOC126672326 gene encoding uncharacterized protein LOC126672326 — translation MFLSRRWESEEDGFKLAFMHLLQKILLASPNTTRISLKDFDVVDSDDINDYPWGIDVFKYTFDCFTTKSVLSPGSFKQDINRYDYRLQGFPYVLQCWFYECCSKAKNTFAQLVNETAIPRILRWQAFIVAKYYAVDRELFAEVSSDEVSFRSIVPTPAERNALNLGDFFRKNKGKGKAGLDVSEEVGNQDGYFPAIDLSKESEETSNTLNLSVMEEKLEFLMAGQKTMQADILEFKHLFTSKFSEVLKVVNSLNSNIKRTGDSKKVHSQLGASSSPIGNKNDDDKSYSGGKPAEHEHHVDSEYTASAELEPVLKVRRSQKAASSAHTSSVVKEENVDLPAEESSKKGSFNGSFMGSGIGVEDSVDCQKVTPDKDIADKSASKHESDEGGSSDEEQGDEKLEDMDKEMEDVVGEKMNVMESEHVHNLVEEKIDVIESGFDKELPKVSNMEAAGCSKDMGISGGNFVVPSVVEVPRQPQFSPVSPTFDLSEECIEEAMQNAMETIAKMKSQKDDYVEANFGIESDLVTPVPSKRIGKPSFLLKSPFLNDFGSSSGLIVPKQSIGSVCLCPFDEKSICFSDVKKQEQVRLWLDEGRMKPLKKKIYDVKNDILRPRLHFGVVDIESKTWFYNLFQDILFPVLMLMFCFTI, via the exons ATGTTTTTGTCTAGACGTTGGGAGTCGGAGGAGGATGGTTTTAAGCTTGCATTTATGCATTTGTTGCAAAAAATTTTGCTGGCTTCACCAAATACTACTCGTATTTCTTTGAAGGATTTTGACGTAGTTGATTCTGACGACATCAATGACTATCCGTGGGGTATTGACGTCTTCAAGTATACCTTTGATTGTTTTACAACAAAGTCCGTTCTTAGTCCGGGCAGTTTCAAGCAAGATATAAATAGGTACGACTATCGCCTGCAAGGTTTTCCCTATGTACTCCAATGTTGGTTTTACGAGTGCTGCTCAAAAGCGAAAAATACCTTTGCTCAGTTGGTGAATGAAACTGCTATTCCCCGTATTTTACGTTGGCAAGCTTTCATTGTTGCAAAATACTATGCAGTTGACAGAGAATTATTTGCTGAAGTGTCATCTGATGAG GTAAGTTTCCGATCTATTGTTCCAACACCGGCTGAAAGGAACGCGCTTAATTTAGGTGACTTTTTCAGAAAAAATAAAGGTAAAGGTAAGGCTGGATTGGATGTTAGTGAAGAAGTTGGAAATCAGGATGGCTATTTTCCGGCAATTGATTTATCGAAAGAATCTGAAGAAACATCAAACACTTTGAACTTAAGTGTTATGGAAGAGAAGTTAGAATTTCTTATGGCTGGTCAGAAGACAATGCAGGCTGATATTTTGGAATTTAAGCATCTGTTCACTTCGAAATTTTCCGAAGTCTTGAAGGTTGTGAATTCGTTGAATTCAAATATTAAGCGTACAGGTGACTCAAAAAAG GTTCATTCACAGTTAGGTGCCTCATCTTCGCCTATTGGCAATAAAAATGATGACGATAAGTCGTACTCTGGTGGAAAACCTGCTGAACATGAACATCATGTTGATTCAGAATATACTGCTTCTGCTGAATTAGAAccagttttaaag GTTAGAAGATCACAAAAAGCAGCATCTAGCGCGCACACATCAAGTGTTGTGAAGGAAGAAAATGTTGATCTTCCTGCTGAGGAGAGTTCAAAGAAGGGTAGTTTTAATGGTAGTTTTATGGGATCCGGAATAGGAGTTGAAGATTCTGTTGATTGTCAAAAGGTAACTCCTGATAAAGATATTGCGGATAAGTCTGCTTCGAAGCACGAAAGTGATGAGGGTGGGTCTTCTGATGAAGAACAAGGTGATGAAAAACTGGAAGATATGGATAAAGAAATGGAAGATGTGGTTGGGGAGAAAATGAATGTTATGGAATCTGAACATGTTCATAATTTGGTTGAGGAGAAAATTGATGTTATTGAATCTGGCTTTGATAAGGAACTTCCAAAAGTTAGTAATATGGAAGCTGCCGGTTGCTCCAAGGATATGGGAATTAGTGGTGGAAATTTTGTTGTCCCGTCGGTTGTTGAG gTTCCGCGCCAACCTCAGTTTTCGCCAGTATCTCCTACGTTTGATTTATCAGAAGAGTGCATTGAAGAGGCTATGCAAAATGCAATGGAAACCATTGCTAAAATGAAATCTCAGAAG GATGATTATGTTGAAGCAAACTTTGGTATTGAATCTGATCTTGTCACTCCAGTTCCTTCTAAGAGGATTGGAAAACCTAGTTTTTTACTCAAGTCCCCTTTTTTGAATGATTTTGGATCTTCTTCAGGCTTAATTGTGCCGAAGCAAAGTATTGGCAGTGTTTGTTTATGTCCATTTGATGAAAAAAGCATATGTTTTAGCGATGTCAAAAAACAAGAGCAAGTTCGGCTATGGCTTGATGAAGGACGCATGAAACCTTTGAA GAAGAAAATATATGATGTGAAGAATGACATCTTGCGTCCTCGCCTTCATTTTGGCGTAGTTGATATTGAATCCAAAACATGGTTTTATAACCTGTTTCAGGATATCCTATTTCCTGTTCT CATGTTGATGTTCTGTTTTACTATCTGA
- the LOC126673486 gene encoding uncharacterized protein LOC126673486, giving the protein MKGGFMRCNTKWSDVDDVLIPINCKKDWHWILARLNFKDRCIYVYNSLRSARQDKSANEYVKCYSELVPILLEEIKFFDSRPDIDTTTGPYEGKRLSDPFRIENVENLPVQTDIDCGVHMFCAAEFFVKGKVMGPDFDIKQHRARYASALYLYSTWKEDSVVESDDEAPPRLRRVGG; this is encoded by the exons ATGAAAGGTGGTTTCATGCGTTGCAACACGAAGTGGTCAGATGTCGATGATGTTCTTATCCCGATCAATTGTAAGAAAGACTGGCATTGGATATTAGCCCGTCTGAATTTCAAGGATCGCTGCATCTACGTTTATAACTCATTGAGGTCAGCCCGACAGGACAAATCAGCGAATGAATATGTTAAATGTTACAGTGAGCTGGTTCCAATTTTGTTAGAAGAAATCAAGTTTTTTGATTCCCGACCTGACATTGATACTACTACTGGTCCTTATGAGGGAAAGAGGTTGTCAGACCCATTCAGGATTGAGAATGTTGAAAACTTACCTGTTCAAACCGATAT TGATTGTGGAGTTCACATGTTTTGCGCTGCTGAGTTTTTTGTTAAGGGTAAGGTCATGGGTCCTGATTTTGATATCAAACAACATCGTGCTCGCTACGCTTCCGCATTGTATCTATACTCGACTTGGAAGGAAGATTCTGTAGTTGAAAGTGATGATGAAGCTCCTCCAAGACTCAGGAGGGTTGGTGGTTAG